In one Echinicola marina genomic region, the following are encoded:
- a CDS encoding YceI family protein, with translation MSTTKWTIDPTHSEINFKAKHLVISTVTGKFKKFEGEAEVAAEDFDGANVGFTADIDSIDTNQSDRDAHLKSGDFFNAEQYPKLKFANGVLVKNGGDYVLKGDLTIKDTTKPVELAVDFGGVADDPYGNTKAGFELEGKISRKEFGLTWNAVTEAGSVVVGDQIKILASIQLVKN, from the coding sequence ATGAGTACTACAAAATGGACTATCGACCCTACCCATTCAGAAATCAATTTCAAAGCGAAACATTTGGTGATTTCTACAGTGACAGGAAAATTCAAAAAGTTTGAAGGCGAAGCAGAAGTAGCTGCTGAAGATTTTGATGGCGCAAATGTTGGTTTTACTGCAGATATCGACAGTATAGACACCAACCAATCTGACAGAGATGCCCACTTGAAATCCGGTGATTTCTTCAATGCCGAGCAATACCCAAAGTTAAAATTCGCTAATGGCGTATTGGTAAAGAATGGAGGCGACTATGTCCTGAAGGGCGACCTTACCATCAAAGACACCACAAAACCAGTGGAATTGGCCGTTGATTTCGGAGGTGTAGCAGATGACCCTTATGGCAATACCAAGGCAGGTTTTGAGCTAGAGGGCAAGATCAGCAGAAAAGAATTTGGACTTACCTGGAATGCCGTTACCGAAGCAGGAAGCGTGGTAGTAGGCGACCAAATCAAGATTTTGGCCAGCATACAGTTGGTGAAAAACTAA
- a CDS encoding Na/Pi symporter — protein MGMQILIALVLFMLSIDLLTVSLLHLNNEVANKIFMATNNPFVGLFIGLLMTALIQSSSTVTAMVVAVVAAGNLSIMQAVPLVMGANIGTTITSTLVSFTFIMKKGEFRKAISAGVLHDIFNIITVIILLPLEYYFGFLSQIASMVSINVFSDGHILHNRFSYNVIFTRPLSNYLVDLVSLPVVSLIISVLLIFLSIKLLSSSVYKTFLSKDFKQVSKHIFKSPYRGFLYGMFFTAAVQSSTVTTCLLVPAVATKKVGLGKSFPFILGANIGTTITAGIAAMFKNEAAIAIALVHFLINFFGTLIFLPFPALRNIPVKMAIYFGRQAAKRKIIGIAYILMAFFVIPFLLIYFNKDDDVRDLDINDQETVIQLKKMPEDTIK, from the coding sequence ATGGGAATGCAAATATTGATTGCATTGGTCCTGTTCATGCTCTCCATTGATCTCCTAACGGTCTCTTTGCTGCACCTTAATAATGAAGTGGCCAACAAAATTTTTATGGCCACTAATAATCCATTTGTAGGGCTTTTTATAGGTTTGCTGATGACAGCCCTCATCCAGTCCAGCAGCACCGTTACTGCCATGGTCGTAGCAGTGGTCGCCGCTGGAAATCTCAGTATCATGCAGGCGGTGCCTCTAGTGATGGGCGCCAATATAGGTACCACGATTACTTCTACTTTGGTTTCTTTTACCTTTATCATGAAAAAAGGGGAATTCAGAAAGGCCATTTCAGCAGGGGTGCTCCACGATATATTTAATATTATTACGGTGATTATTCTGTTGCCACTGGAATATTATTTTGGCTTTTTAAGCCAAATTGCCAGCATGGTTTCCATTAATGTCTTTAGTGACGGTCATATATTACATAACCGATTTTCCTATAATGTGATATTCACGCGCCCATTGTCCAATTATCTGGTGGATCTGGTGAGTCTCCCGGTAGTTTCATTGATCATCAGCGTGTTGCTGATATTTTTATCCATTAAATTACTCTCATCTTCAGTCTATAAGACCTTCCTTTCCAAGGATTTCAAACAAGTCAGTAAGCATATCTTTAAAAGCCCTTACAGAGGTTTTCTTTACGGAATGTTTTTTACCGCAGCCGTTCAGTCCAGTACGGTGACCACCTGCTTATTGGTGCCCGCTGTAGCAACAAAAAAGGTGGGATTGGGGAAATCTTTTCCCTTTATACTTGGTGCCAATATAGGAACGACCATTACTGCGGGGATTGCTGCAATGTTTAAAAATGAAGCTGCCATTGCCATTGCGCTGGTACATTTTCTGATCAATTTCTTCGGAACCTTGATATTCCTGCCTTTTCCTGCCTTGAGAAATATTCCGGTTAAAATGGCCATTTATTTTGGTAGGCAGGCGGCCAAGAGGAAGATCATAGGCATAGCCTATATTTTGATGGCTTTCTTTGTTATACCATTTTTATTGATCTATTTCAATAAAGATGATGATGTTAGGGATCTGGATATCAATGATCAGGAGACAGTTATACAGCTGAAAAAAATGCCCGAAGATACAATCAAATAA
- a CDS encoding GMC oxidoreductase: MSFQIKSPGEAYDVIIVGSGAGGGMASKILSEAGFSVAVVEAGGDFDPAKEEDRTQLRFPWESPRRGASTQNRPFGDFDAAIGGWDIDGEPYTKANGTEFDWFRSRMVGGRTNHWGRISLRFGPNDFKRKNIDGLGDNWPIGYEDLKPYYDRVDKLIGVFGSKEGIYNEPDGFFLPPPKPRLHELFIKKGANKVDIPVMPSRLSILTKPINNERGACFFCNQCNRACQAYADFSAGTCLVKPAMKKGKVDLYTYAMVRKVTTDDKGLATGVSYISKVDMKEYKLKSRVVVLGASACESARIMLNSKSKVHPDGLSNGSGMIGRYLHDSTGADRMGFIPDLVDRQKYNEDGVGGMHVYTPWWLDNSKLDFARGYHIEYWGGMSMPSYGFGFGMDTIRKHIKDEFGNPGPAGGYGAGLKKDIRRYFGSMVGMSGRGESIPRYENYCEIDNNTVDKYGIPVLKFNYTWSDQEIKQAKHMQDTFEEVLTNAGAVLFGEKAGPDSKYGLHAPGRIIHEVGTTRMGDDPNSSVVNSNCQAHECKNLFVVDGGPFVSQADKNPTWTILALAWRTSDFIVSELKKKNI, encoded by the coding sequence ATGAGCTTTCAAATTAAATCTCCCGGAGAAGCATACGATGTAATTATCGTCGGTTCAGGTGCCGGAGGGGGAATGGCCTCAAAAATCTTGTCAGAGGCAGGATTTTCAGTAGCCGTTGTTGAAGCGGGGGGAGATTTTGACCCTGCCAAAGAGGAAGACAGGACCCAACTTAGGTTTCCTTGGGAATCTCCACGTAGAGGTGCCAGCACGCAAAACAGGCCTTTTGGTGATTTTGATGCGGCCATTGGTGGATGGGATATTGATGGTGAGCCTTACACCAAAGCAAATGGAACTGAATTTGATTGGTTCCGTTCCAGAATGGTAGGTGGACGTACCAATCACTGGGGAAGGATTTCCCTGCGTTTTGGTCCTAATGATTTTAAAAGAAAGAATATAGATGGTCTGGGTGATAACTGGCCTATCGGCTATGAAGACCTCAAGCCATATTACGATAGAGTAGATAAATTGATCGGAGTATTTGGCTCCAAAGAAGGTATTTATAATGAACCGGACGGTTTTTTCCTTCCTCCTCCCAAGCCACGTTTGCATGAACTTTTCATCAAAAAGGGAGCTAATAAGGTGGACATTCCGGTAATGCCTTCTCGTCTTTCCATTCTTACCAAGCCTATTAATAATGAAAGGGGTGCTTGTTTCTTCTGTAACCAGTGTAACAGAGCTTGTCAGGCCTATGCGGATTTCTCTGCAGGAACCTGCTTGGTAAAACCGGCCATGAAAAAGGGCAAAGTAGACCTTTATACCTATGCAATGGTTCGTAAGGTGACTACTGATGATAAGGGACTTGCAACAGGCGTGTCTTATATCAGCAAGGTGGACATGAAGGAATACAAGCTTAAATCAAGAGTGGTGGTGCTGGGTGCTTCTGCCTGTGAATCTGCCAGGATCATGTTGAATTCCAAATCCAAAGTTCATCCTGATGGATTGAGCAATGGGAGCGGAATGATCGGTAGGTACCTCCATGACTCTACTGGGGCCGATAGAATGGGCTTTATTCCTGATTTGGTAGACAGACAGAAATACAATGAGGACGGTGTAGGTGGTATGCACGTTTATACGCCTTGGTGGTTGGACAATAGTAAATTGGACTTTGCCAGAGGTTACCATATCGAATACTGGGGCGGTATGTCCATGCCTAGCTATGGTTTTGGTTTTGGTATGGATACCATCAGGAAGCATATCAAGGATGAATTCGGTAATCCAGGCCCTGCAGGAGGCTACGGTGCCGGATTGAAAAAAGATATTCGTCGTTATTTCGGTTCCATGGTAGGGATGTCAGGTAGAGGGGAAAGTATCCCTCGCTATGAAAATTACTGTGAGATAGACAATAACACCGTGGATAAATACGGTATCCCAGTATTGAAATTTAATTACACTTGGTCAGACCAGGAAATCAAACAGGCCAAGCACATGCAGGATACTTTTGAGGAAGTACTGACCAATGCGGGTGCGGTATTGTTTGGTGAAAAAGCAGGACCGGATAGTAAGTACGGCCTCCATGCCCCAGGTAGGATCATTCACGAAGTGGGTACTACCAGAATGGGCGACGATCCCAATTCTTCTGTGGTAAACAGCAACTGCCAGGCACATGAGTGTAAGAACCTATTTGTAGTGGATGGCGGTCCATTTGTTTCTCAAGCTGACAAAAACCCAACTTGGACTATTTTGGCATTGGCTTGGAGAACATCCGACTTTATAGTTAGTGAATTGAAAAAGAAAAATATCTAA
- the cysQ gene encoding 3'(2'),5'-bisphosphate nucleotidase CysQ — MNINIEQLTQTAVMAARAAGTSIMKVYQSSDFGLEYKADDSPLTEADKAAHEEIIQELKHTGLPILSEEGRKVPYEERKRWEYFWLVDPLDGTKEFVKRNGEFTVNIALIHKDKPIMGVLYAPVLDWMYWGNSNEGTWKQEGQQAPYQLKAKNGTAIKAIVVSLSHQSETTKKFMKDYPNVDIISMGSSLKFMLLAEDKAQLYPRFAPTMEWDTAAAHGILLSLGADILKFPENKSLVYNKENLLNPFFIAKTP, encoded by the coding sequence ATGAACATCAATATCGAACAACTTACCCAAACGGCTGTAATGGCCGCAAGAGCTGCAGGGACTTCAATCATGAAGGTATACCAATCGAGCGATTTTGGTCTGGAATACAAAGCTGACGACTCACCACTCACGGAGGCAGATAAAGCGGCACATGAGGAGATCATCCAAGAGCTCAAGCATACAGGGCTCCCAATACTGTCTGAAGAAGGAAGGAAGGTCCCTTATGAAGAACGTAAACGTTGGGAATATTTTTGGTTGGTGGACCCTCTGGATGGAACAAAGGAATTTGTCAAGAGGAATGGAGAATTTACAGTAAATATAGCCTTGATCCACAAAGACAAACCTATAATGGGTGTGCTCTATGCTCCGGTTTTGGATTGGATGTACTGGGGTAACAGTAATGAAGGGACCTGGAAGCAAGAGGGACAACAGGCACCATATCAACTAAAGGCCAAAAACGGTACAGCCATAAAAGCCATTGTGGTGAGCTTGTCCCATCAAAGCGAGACAACCAAAAAGTTCATGAAAGACTACCCCAATGTCGATATTATAAGTATGGGAAGCTCCCTGAAGTTCATGCTGTTGGCAGAAGATAAAGCCCAACTATACCCCCGCTTTGCCCCTACTATGGAATGGGACACTGCAGCAGCACATGGGATTTTGCTGTCTTTGGGAGCGGATATTTTAAAATTCCCAGAAAATAAAAGTCTGGTCTATAATAAGGAAAATCTTTTGAACCCATTTTTCATAGCAAAAACCCCATAA
- a CDS encoding MarR family transcriptional regulator has product MKLEEAIQQKSFKSPMNKAVVNLLYTQSYIVTQQVKLFKPFGISPEQYNVLRILRGYQPDPMTVSSIQDRMLNKMSNASRLVEKLKQKGFVSRKECPNDRRQVDIHITEEGLALLDKLDNEIQQLNKKVINLNDEEVNLLNDLLDKLRG; this is encoded by the coding sequence ATGAAGCTCGAAGAGGCCATACAGCAGAAGTCATTCAAAAGCCCTATGAACAAGGCAGTAGTTAACCTGCTTTATACTCAAAGTTATATTGTAACGCAGCAGGTGAAGTTATTTAAGCCTTTTGGAATATCTCCCGAACAATATAATGTCTTAAGGATTCTCAGGGGATATCAGCCAGATCCGATGACCGTTTCCTCCATACAGGATCGGATGCTGAATAAAATGTCCAATGCTTCCCGTTTGGTGGAGAAGTTAAAGCAAAAGGGATTTGTCAGCAGGAAAGAATGTCCCAATGACAGAAGACAGGTGGACATCCATATTACTGAGGAAGGCCTGGCGCTATTGGATAAACTCGATAATGAGATCCAACAGCTGAACAAAAAAGTCATTAACCTTAACGATGAAGAGGTCAATCTTCTCAATGACTTATTGGATAAGTTAAGGGGATAA
- a CDS encoding NAD(P)-dependent oxidoreductase: MKIALIKEGKIPSDRRVPFSPQQVSALNQKYKGKASFVVQSSNIRAFTDEEYEVEGVHIVEDVSDCDVLMGVKEVPIADLIGGKTYFFFSHTIKAQAYNRTLLQTILRKNIQLIDYEVLRQGEERVVAFGRWAGIVGGYNGLWTYGKKTGLFDLKRAKDCFDLEELHTELKHIQLPPIKMVITGNGRVGNGVKEILLVAGIREVSPKELINNYYEEPVFAQLAMEDYNRRKTDGGYEKQEFYTQAEKYESHFFKYAEVSEILFAAAYWDPKAPRLFELSDVPKEEFNLSVIADITCDINGSVPTTIRPSTIADPVYDIDRLSLQELPAFGSQHSISVMAIDNLPCELPRDASADFGAQLMRHVVPVLLADEEQDLIDDASITKNGELTEKFSYLQDFVKEIPSDHA, from the coding sequence ATGAAAATAGCTTTGATCAAAGAAGGTAAAATTCCTAGTGATAGGCGTGTCCCCTTTAGTCCCCAACAAGTAAGCGCATTGAACCAAAAATATAAAGGAAAAGCTTCATTTGTCGTCCAATCCAGTAATATCAGGGCATTTACAGATGAAGAATATGAGGTAGAAGGTGTCCACATCGTCGAGGATGTCTCCGATTGTGATGTGCTTATGGGGGTAAAAGAAGTCCCTATAGCTGATTTGATAGGCGGAAAAACCTATTTTTTCTTTTCGCACACCATCAAGGCCCAAGCCTATAACCGCACATTATTACAAACTATTTTAAGAAAAAACATTCAATTGATCGATTATGAGGTTCTGCGCCAAGGAGAGGAGAGAGTGGTTGCCTTTGGCCGCTGGGCGGGGATAGTAGGTGGCTATAATGGCCTTTGGACCTATGGAAAAAAAACAGGCCTGTTTGATTTGAAAAGGGCCAAGGATTGCTTTGATCTGGAAGAACTCCATACCGAGCTAAAGCACATTCAATTGCCCCCTATCAAAATGGTCATCACAGGCAATGGCCGTGTGGGCAATGGCGTAAAGGAAATTCTACTCGTGGCTGGGATTAGGGAAGTGAGTCCAAAAGAACTGATCAATAATTATTATGAAGAACCTGTATTTGCCCAACTGGCCATGGAGGATTATAATCGAAGAAAAACCGATGGTGGCTATGAAAAACAGGAATTTTATACCCAAGCTGAGAAATATGAAAGTCACTTTTTTAAGTACGCAGAAGTAAGTGAGATTTTATTCGCTGCTGCCTATTGGGATCCTAAAGCACCTAGATTATTTGAGCTGTCAGATGTACCCAAAGAGGAATTCAACCTATCTGTCATTGCTGACATCACCTGCGATATTAATGGCTCCGTGCCCACCACCATCAGACCGAGCACCATCGCTGATCCGGTATATGATATCGATAGATTGAGCTTGCAAGAACTGCCTGCTTTTGGATCACAGCACAGCATCTCAGTAATGGCCATTGACAACCTCCCCTGCGAATTGCCCAGGGATGCTTCAGCGGATTTTGGTGCCCAATTGATGCGCCATGTAGTTCCCGTATTATTAGCTGATGAAGAACAGGATTTAATCGATGATGCTTCCATTACAAAAAATGGTGAGTTGACTGAAAAATTCAGTTATCTACAAGATTTTGTAAAAGAGATTCCCTCGGACCATGCTTGA
- a CDS encoding ABC transporter permease produces MHRFEWILKMAFRDFRKNKGKLLLFISSIVIGIAALVAISSFGDNLSKDIDNQARELLGADLVLENNKPLGEQELDTMANELAEEINFASMVSFTKSDESRLVQIRALEGDFPFYGTLETAPLSAAQDFRDGQPKALVEKILMEQFNASVGDSIKVGKVKFVIAGSLLSAPGQTGITATVAPIVYIPMKYADETGLIQYGSRVNYQRYYRFDQGTNVDEMIKAYDEAWEEDHVDADTVEDQKRSTGRSFANLSDFLSLVAFVALLLGCVGVASAVNVFVKEKLASVAVLRCLGVSSMDTFLIYLSQIKLMGLAGSLLGALLGSLIQFILPQVFSDFLPVDVSVAVSWRAVAFGIITGLFISVLFAFLPLLKIRKVPPMMTLRTDEDAVKFSKDPWRWLVMVAIGVFIFSFSFYLLDGWREALGFTGFVVLAFASLWFVGTGIMWLIRRFLPLSLNYPVRQSLANLYRPNNQTISLIATIGLGTAMISTLFFVQNQLLDQVKFADKEDQPNMLFFDIQSSQVEEVKQSVLKEGLPVMQEVPIVTMRLESINGIDKSENAALADEKKRSRGLYNREFRVTYRDSLIKSETLVEGELHQVKSPKDSIFISFDKGYAGRTGIEIGDEIVFNVQGRPIKTYVGSFREVNFRQVSTNFLVLFPENVLEKAPKFHVIITKSATDKQAAQVQNKIVKAFPNISVINLGLIVDTFEEILGKISFVIQFMALFSIITGILVLVSSLIISKYQRMRESILLRTLGASSPVVRTINTLEYFFLGSLASLSGILLSFLATAMLNIWIFEFPVQWAWKEAGIIYVLITAITVLLGWLNGKNIINKPPMEILRS; encoded by the coding sequence ATGCATAGATTCGAATGGATTCTTAAAATGGCCTTTAGGGATTTTCGAAAGAACAAAGGCAAACTCCTACTTTTTATTTCTTCCATTGTCATCGGGATTGCTGCCTTGGTAGCCATCAGCTCTTTTGGAGATAACTTGTCCAAGGACATTGACAACCAAGCCAGGGAGCTGTTGGGAGCGGACCTTGTTCTGGAAAACAACAAACCGCTTGGAGAGCAGGAATTGGACACCATGGCCAATGAGCTGGCCGAGGAAATCAATTTTGCCAGCATGGTATCCTTTACCAAATCCGATGAGAGCAGACTGGTTCAGATCAGGGCGCTAGAAGGAGACTTTCCTTTTTACGGCACTTTGGAAACAGCCCCATTATCAGCGGCACAGGATTTCAGAGATGGACAGCCCAAAGCTTTGGTAGAGAAAATCCTCATGGAGCAATTCAATGCTTCCGTAGGAGACAGCATCAAAGTGGGCAAAGTCAAGTTTGTGATAGCTGGTTCCTTATTGAGTGCCCCAGGCCAAACTGGGATAACCGCTACCGTCGCCCCAATTGTATATATCCCGATGAAATATGCTGATGAGACCGGTTTGATCCAGTATGGCAGCAGGGTGAATTACCAGCGGTATTACCGTTTTGATCAAGGAACAAATGTTGATGAGATGATCAAAGCCTATGACGAAGCCTGGGAGGAAGACCATGTGGATGCGGACACGGTAGAAGACCAAAAGAGATCTACCGGAAGGTCATTTGCCAATCTATCTGATTTCCTGAGCCTGGTGGCCTTTGTTGCCCTATTGCTGGGATGTGTAGGAGTAGCCAGTGCGGTCAATGTTTTTGTGAAAGAAAAACTGGCTTCCGTAGCCGTGTTACGCTGTTTGGGTGTCTCCTCCATGGACACTTTTTTGATTTACCTAAGCCAAATCAAATTGATGGGCTTGGCAGGTTCATTACTGGGAGCATTATTGGGCAGTTTGATTCAATTTATCCTGCCCCAAGTATTCAGTGATTTTTTACCGGTAGATGTCAGCGTAGCTGTCTCATGGAGAGCAGTGGCTTTTGGCATTATCACAGGATTGTTTATCTCGGTTCTATTTGCTTTTCTACCCTTGCTAAAAATAAGGAAAGTCCCTCCAATGATGACTTTGCGAACCGATGAGGATGCTGTAAAATTCAGCAAGGACCCTTGGCGCTGGTTAGTTATGGTGGCCATAGGTGTATTTATATTTTCCTTTAGTTTTTACCTGTTGGATGGCTGGAGGGAAGCCTTAGGCTTTACTGGTTTTGTAGTATTGGCCTTTGCCTCCTTATGGTTTGTGGGCACTGGAATCATGTGGCTGATCAGAAGGTTCTTGCCACTTTCCTTGAATTATCCTGTCCGCCAATCACTGGCCAATCTATACAGGCCCAACAACCAAACCATTTCCCTGATCGCTACTATTGGCCTGGGCACTGCCATGATCTCCACCCTGTTCTTTGTCCAAAATCAATTGCTGGACCAGGTAAAATTTGCCGATAAGGAAGACCAACCCAATATGCTCTTCTTTGATATTCAATCTTCGCAGGTGGAAGAGGTAAAGCAATCGGTTTTGAAAGAAGGCCTACCGGTCATGCAGGAAGTACCCATTGTCACCATGAGGCTGGAGTCCATCAATGGCATAGACAAAAGCGAAAATGCAGCACTGGCGGATGAGAAAAAGAGATCCAGGGGGCTTTATAATAGAGAGTTCAGGGTCACCTACAGGGATAGCCTGATAAAATCGGAGACCTTGGTCGAAGGGGAATTGCATCAGGTTAAATCACCTAAGGACAGTATTTTCATTTCCTTTGACAAGGGCTATGCAGGAAGAACGGGGATAGAAATCGGGGACGAAATTGTTTTCAATGTTCAGGGCAGGCCCATCAAAACCTATGTAGGCAGTTTCAGAGAAGTCAATTTCAGGCAGGTTTCTACCAATTTTCTGGTTTTGTTTCCGGAAAATGTCTTGGAAAAAGCCCCTAAATTCCATGTCATTATTACCAAATCAGCAACAGACAAACAGGCCGCGCAAGTACAGAACAAGATCGTAAAGGCCTTCCCCAATATTTCTGTGATCAACCTGGGATTAATCGTAGACACCTTTGAGGAGATTTTGGGCAAGATCAGTTTTGTCATTCAGTTCATGGCCTTGTTTAGCATTATCACAGGTATTTTGGTCTTGGTGAGTTCATTGATTATCAGCAAATACCAAAGAATGCGGGAAAGCATTCTCTTGAGGACCCTGGGTGCAAGTTCGCCTGTGGTCAGGACCATCAACACCCTAGAATACTTCTTTTTGGGAAGTTTGGCTTCACTGAGTGGTATTTTGCTTTCATTTTTGGCCACCGCCATGTTAAATATATGGATATTTGAATTTCCTGTACAATGGGCCTGGAAGGAAGCGGGCATCATCTATGTGCTGATCACAGCCATCACTGTCTTATTGGGTTGGCTAAATGGCAAGAACATTATCAATAAGCCGCCAATGGAGATTTTGAGAAGTTAA
- a CDS encoding arylesterase: MTKTSILKSILSLSIIGIFFSACSTDQKQASDEKEEARLTDSAAQEEKKKTILFFGDSMTAGYGVDQSQAFPALVQDKIDSLGLNYKVINGGLSGETSASGLSRIDWFLEEQPDIFILELGGNDGLRGIQLDETKKNLQGIIDKIEEKYPDTRVILAGMQIPPNMGQEYTAEFQKMYPEIAEKNDLVLIPFLLEGVGGNAALNQPDGIHPTAEGHQLVAKNVWEFLGPVL; the protein is encoded by the coding sequence ATGACCAAAACAAGCATATTAAAATCCATATTAAGCCTTTCGATAATAGGCATTTTTTTTAGCGCATGCAGCACAGACCAAAAACAAGCTTCAGATGAGAAGGAAGAGGCCAGGCTTACGGATAGTGCGGCCCAAGAAGAAAAGAAAAAGACCATCCTGTTTTTTGGGGACAGCATGACCGCCGGCTACGGTGTGGATCAGTCCCAGGCCTTTCCGGCATTGGTTCAGGATAAGATAGACAGTTTGGGGCTGAACTATAAGGTGATCAATGGCGGGCTAAGTGGGGAGACCTCTGCAAGTGGGCTTTCCAGAATTGACTGGTTTCTGGAAGAACAACCTGATATTTTTATTTTGGAGCTTGGAGGCAATGATGGATTGAGAGGCATACAGCTGGATGAAACCAAAAAGAACCTACAAGGCATCATAGATAAAATCGAGGAAAAATATCCCGATACGAGAGTCATCCTGGCAGGAATGCAAATTCCGCCCAATATGGGCCAAGAGTATACCGCTGAATTCCAGAAAATGTATCCTGAGATAGCAGAAAAAAACGATTTGGTGCTGATCCCATTCCTATTGGAAGGGGTTGGGGGAAATGCTGCGCTCAACCAGCCCGATGGGATTCATCCCACCGCCGAGGGGCATCAATTGGTCGCCAAAAATGTATGGGAATTTTTAGGGCCGGTACTATGA
- the deoC gene encoding deoxyribose-phosphate aldolase: MLDIKRYIEHTQLSPKLSEHDINQLIQQARTHEFLGVCVPPFWVKKVKRELQDLDIQVVTVVGFPLGYQMTETKVFETEKAIKDGADEIDVVWSLSAYKSGMNWPKIELAKLSSLCHEQGNILKVIIETAYLSQQEIIEACKIGSDAGVDFIKTSTGYASSGAKEEDIQLMRSVLPSNVGIKASGGIKTYMQAKTMIAAGADRIGSSSGLSIIQEWEAEKII, from the coding sequence ATGCTTGATATCAAAAGATATATTGAACATACCCAACTAAGCCCCAAGTTGAGCGAGCACGACATTAATCAGCTGATCCAGCAAGCACGAACCCATGAATTTCTTGGGGTATGTGTTCCCCCTTTTTGGGTAAAAAAGGTAAAGCGGGAACTACAGGACCTGGATATACAGGTAGTAACCGTAGTGGGCTTTCCACTGGGCTACCAAATGACAGAAACCAAGGTCTTTGAGACCGAAAAGGCCATCAAAGACGGTGCTGATGAAATTGATGTGGTTTGGTCCCTTTCCGCCTATAAATCCGGGATGAATTGGCCAAAAATAGAACTGGCCAAACTTTCAAGTCTTTGCCACGAACAGGGGAACATCTTGAAAGTCATTATAGAAACTGCCTATTTGAGCCAACAGGAAATTATCGAAGCTTGCAAAATCGGCAGTGATGCCGGGGTGGACTTTATAAAGACCTCTACCGGTTATGCTTCCTCTGGAGCCAAGGAAGAAGATATTCAGTTGATGCGAAGCGTTTTGCCCAGTAATGTTGGGATCAAGGCAAGCGGAGGCATAAAGACTTATATGCAGGCCAAGACTATGATTGCAGCCGGTGCTGACCGCATTGGTAGCAGTTCTGGTTTATCAATCATTCAAGAATGGGAAGCTGAAAAAATTATTTGA
- a CDS encoding ABC transporter ATP-binding protein — translation MSILSVKNVSKIYQSGSRKLTVLDDINMSVAAGDSVAIVGPSGSGKTTLLGLCAGLDSASEGSISLNGHQLDGMTEDERAAVRSQEIGFIFQNFQLLPTLTALENVMVPLELKKRKDAKDKALELLEKVGLKDRATHYPSQLSGGEQQRVSIARAFANEPKILFADEPTGNLDTETGEMIENLIFDLNRASGTTLIMVTHDTELAAKTHKIIHIKGGKIQESQHA, via the coding sequence ATGAGCATACTTTCTGTTAAAAATGTAAGTAAGATCTACCAAAGTGGTTCCAGAAAACTAACCGTACTGGACGATATCAATATGAGCGTTGCTGCGGGGGACAGTGTGGCCATTGTGGGACCTTCTGGAAGTGGGAAGACCACCCTTTTGGGATTGTGTGCCGGCCTGGACAGTGCCAGCGAGGGGAGCATTAGCTTAAACGGGCATCAACTGGACGGAATGACAGAAGATGAAAGAGCTGCAGTGAGAAGCCAGGAAATAGGCTTTATTTTCCAAAACTTCCAATTACTCCCTACTTTGACAGCCTTGGAAAACGTGATGGTGCCATTGGAATTAAAAAAGAGAAAAGATGCCAAGGACAAGGCTTTGGAATTATTGGAAAAAGTAGGACTTAAGGACAGGGCCACCCATTATCCAAGTCAATTATCAGGTGGAGAACAACAGCGGGTTTCCATAGCCCGGGCCTTTGCCAATGAACCCAAGATACTATTTGCCGATGAGCCTACAGGTAATCTGGACACAGAAACAGGGGAAATGATAGAAAATTTGATTTTTGATCTCAATAGGGCCTCTGGTACCACCCTGATCATGGTGACCCATGACACGGAGCTAGCCGCCAAGACCCATAAAATCATTCATATCAAAGGAGGAAAAATTCAAGAAAGTCAACATGCATAG